A DNA window from Bombus huntii isolate Logan2020A chromosome 10, iyBomHunt1.1, whole genome shotgun sequence contains the following coding sequences:
- the LOC126869928 gene encoding STAM-binding protein, translated as MSKETSEIKSVSAKHPWKNVGISDPRARLKNLSDYASTVEMDRNIPPQRYYRSGVEMIRMADMCMKDNNLEYAYILYVKFITIFVEKIRNHPQFDTVSLKDKEHNQQTLRKVLPKAEELKKQLLEQYQTELNKYLEDVKEREKIEKERLKQEELEKLREEEERKNKLAALAAVKAAEAAMVASVTSPEDAKLKKMSSIPSRPLVSPSSDITAQTSKEKPTIDRSTKPSLLCDSFTLRDIVLPTKLMQNFLMLAFSNTMNNKETCGILAGKLERNKLVVTHLLIPEQTGSPDSCVTYNEEDIFDYQDQHNLITLGWIHTHPTQTAFLSSVDLHTHCAYQLMMAEAIAIVCAPKYDETGFFILTPEYGLEFIANCRETGFHPHPTDPPLYTKAKHCKLDVTAVIEVVDLRRK; from the exons atgagCAAGGAAACGTCAGAGATCAAAAGTGTCAGTGCCAAACATCCTTGGAAGAATGTTGGCATATCAGATCCACGAGCACGGTTGAAGAATCTCTCGGATTATGCTTCCACAGTAGAAATGGACCGTAACATTCCTCCTCAAAG ATATTATCGTTCTGGTGTAGAGATGATTAGGATGGCAGATATGTGCATGAAAGATAATAATCTTGAATatgcatatattttatatgtcaAATTCATAAC gatttttgttgaaaaaataagaaatcaCCCACAATTTGACACAGTATCATTAAAAGATAAGGAGCATAATCAACAAACATTACGTAAAGTACTTCCTAAGGCTGAAGAATTAAAGAAACAATTATTAGAACAATATCAAACAGAATTAAATAAGTATCTGGAAGatgtaaaagaaagagaaaaaattgaaaaggaAAGACTGAAACAAGAAGAATTAGAAAA GTtgagagaagaggaagaaagaaagaacaaaTTAGCTGCATTAGCAGCTGTTAAAGCAGCAGAAGCTGCTATGGTTGCAAGTGTAACATCTCCTGAAGATGCCAAGCTTAAAAAAATGTCCAGTATACCATCAAGACCATTAGTAAGTCCATCTAGTGATATAACTGCACAAACATCTAAAGAAAA acCCACTATAGATCGCTCAACAAAACCTTCTTTGCTTTGTGACAGTTTTACTTTAAGAGACATAGTACTGCCAACTAAATTAATGCAAAACTTCCTCATGTTGGCATTCTCTAACACCATGAATAATAAAGAAACTTGTGGTATATTAGCAGGCAaattagaaagaaataaattagttGTTACTCATTTATTAATTCCTGAACAAACTGGATCCCCAGATTCCTGTGTAACATATAATGAAGAAGATATATTTGATTATCAGGATCAACATAATTTGATTACTCTTGGTTGGATACAT ACGCATCCTACACAGACTGCCTTTCTATCTAGTGTTGATCTTCATACACATTGTGCATATCAACTTATGATGGCTGAAGCCATTGCTATTGTTTGTGCTCCTAAATACGATGA aacaggatttttcattttgactCCAGAATATGGATTAGAATTTATTGCCAATTGCAGAGAAACTGGATTTCATCCACATCCAACAGATCCTCCGCTATACACG aAAGCAAAACACTGTAAGTTGGATGTAACTGCAGTGATAGAAGTAGTGGACCTAAGAAGGAAATGA
- the LOC126869936 gene encoding DNA excision repair protein ERCC-1: MEEKDKNNDEISPPKQARVDSFQSAFSELKKSEFFSEPLPGPSKVTSASKFNTLLVSLKQKGNPLLKFITNVPWEFSEIVPDYVMGKTTCALFLSIRYHQLNPDYIHERLKALGNMYNLRVLLVQVDVAEPNHALKHLTRICILADLTLMLAWNAEDAGKIIETYKIYENKPPDAIMERSDTAPYQKLMNALTTIRSVNKTDATTLLSTFGTLSDLVQAPSNILALCPGVGIQKAERIHKTLHEQFLRPPKSIK, encoded by the exons atggaagagaaagataaaaacaaTGATGAAATTTCTCCACCTAAACAAGCCAGGGTTGATTCTTTCCAAA GTGCATTTAGCGAATTAAAGAAATCAGAATTTTTCAGTGAACCATTACCTGGTCCTTCTAAAGTCACAAGTGcttcaaaatttaatacacTGTTAGTCAGTTTAAAACAA AAAGGAAATCCATTGTTGAAATTTATAACTAATGTTCCTTGGGAATTTTCTGAAATTGTACCAGATTATGTTATGGGAAAAACTACTTGCGCTCTTTTCTTATCGATACGTTATCATCAACTTAATCCTGACTATATTCATGAACGCTTGAAGGCCTTAGGAAATATGTATAACCTAAGAGTGCTTTTAGTACAG GTAGATGTGGCAGAGCCAAATCATGCTTTGAAACATTTAACAAGAATTTGCATTCTGGCAGATTTGACACTAATGCTGGCCTGGAATGCAGAAGATGCAGGCAAAATTATTGAAACATACaagatttatgaaaataagcCACCTGATGCAATAATGGAACGAAGTGATACAGCACCATATCAAAAG TTAATGAATGCCTTGACAACAATTCGATCAGTCAATAAAACAGATGCCACAACTCTTTTATCAACCTTTGGTACATTAAGTGATCTGGTACAGGCACCATCAAATATACTTGCTCTTTGTCCTGGTGTTGGGATACAAAAAGCAGAAAGAATTCATAAAACGTTGCATGAACAATTTTTACGTCCTCCAAAGTctataaaataa